Proteins co-encoded in one Aerococcaceae bacterium DSM 111021 genomic window:
- a CDS encoding 2-keto-3-deoxygluconate permease has product MLKSINKIPAGTFLVPMILSAFIYTFWPDLFHVGGLTEGLLSGSGMPFITGALSFFSGTGMKLGALKKVVKNHGVLLLVRFIVTIVLGLLYISIFGQGGILGISAIAFIVAIGSINPAVYLALVNDFGKEEDKTVFGITSLFAIPLVPVFIYSLSSAEGFEWMSLISTLIPVILGIILGNIDQEFHKLFGPGVAALLPLLGWNIGQGLNLIEATQSGLVGLLLVGIYYLVNLYQLPLDTKVLKNNGVASLSMMSAAGVSLSTPAVIGAMNPEYMEYTSTATAQVLTVVVITSILTPIIVKRYSKNKL; this is encoded by the coding sequence ATGTTGAAGTCGATCAATAAGATTCCTGCGGGCACTTTCTTAGTTCCAATGATATTATCAGCGTTTATTTATACATTTTGGCCAGATTTATTTCATGTTGGTGGCTTAACTGAGGGATTACTTTCAGGTTCAGGGATGCCTTTCATTACTGGTGCATTAAGCTTCTTTTCGGGGACAGGTATGAAGCTTGGTGCTTTAAAGAAAGTAGTGAAAAATCATGGTGTGCTATTACTTGTGCGCTTCATTGTGACGATTGTTTTAGGTCTTTTATACATCAGTATTTTTGGACAAGGTGGTATTTTGGGAATTAGTGCCATTGCGTTCATTGTTGCAATTGGAAGTATTAATCCTGCAGTTTATTTAGCTTTAGTTAATGATTTTGGAAAAGAGGAAGACAAGACAGTCTTTGGTATTACCTCTTTGTTCGCCATTCCATTAGTGCCGGTATTTATCTATAGTTTATCTTCAGCTGAAGGCTTTGAATGGATGTCACTCATTTCAACGCTGATTCCAGTAATTTTAGGAATAATACTTGGAAATATTGATCAAGAGTTCCATAAATTGTTCGGACCAGGAGTTGCAGCTTTACTACCTTTATTAGGATGGAATATTGGGCAAGGCTTAAATTTAATTGAAGCTACGCAATCCGGTTTAGTGGGATTACTATTAGTAGGTATTTACTATTTAGTTAACCTATACCAACTCCCGCTTGACACAAAAGTATTGAAAAATAATGGAGTGGCTTCACTTTCGATGATGTCAGCGGCAGGTGTATCGCTGAGTACCCCGGCTGTTATTGGAGCTATGAATCCAGAATATATGGAATATACGTCAACTGCAACCGCTCAAGTACTAACAGTTGTTGTCATCACGAGTATTCTGACACCGATCATTGTAAAAAGATATAGTAAAAATAAATTATAA
- a CDS encoding uracil-DNA glycosylase family protein: MDEIFKEIMDDPMNEAFTNRGIPPLFKAPEEATIAIIGQAPGRKAEETQLFWNDPSGDRLREWMGISREEFYRSDRIAQLPMDFYYPGKAKTGDVPPRKEFAPKWHPRILDELPNLKTILLIGSYSQKHYLGKSRQRNLTETVRHYKDYLPEYFPLVHPSPLNQRWLKINPWFEEDVIPVLRILVQEEILEIDN; the protein is encoded by the coding sequence ATGGATGAGATTTTTAAAGAAATAATGGATGATCCAATGAATGAAGCATTTACAAATCGTGGCATACCGCCTTTATTCAAAGCACCCGAGGAAGCGACAATTGCGATTATTGGCCAAGCACCGGGGCGTAAAGCGGAGGAGACGCAATTATTTTGGAATGATCCGAGTGGTGACCGATTGCGTGAATGGATGGGAATTTCACGAGAAGAATTCTATCGTTCGGATCGAATTGCGCAGTTACCAATGGATTTCTATTATCCTGGTAAAGCGAAGACAGGTGATGTGCCACCAAGAAAAGAGTTTGCACCAAAATGGCATCCGCGTATTCTTGATGAGTTACCGAATCTGAAGACGATACTATTAATTGGAAGTTATTCACAGAAGCATTATTTAGGGAAGTCGCGTCAGCGTAATTTAACAGAGACCGTGCGTCATTATAAAGATTATCTGCCAGAATATTTTCCATTAGTACATCCTTCACCCTTGAACCAACGTTGGTTAAAGATTAATCCGTGGTTTGAAGAAGATGTTATTCCAGTCCTTCGTATATTAGTGCAGGAAGAAATATTAGAAATCGATAATTAA
- a CDS encoding nucleoside deaminase — MIEAVELEESIRLVHERWMKEAVKEALVAKEKAEVPIGAILVKNGEIVARGHNVRELELDATGHAEIKAIQAANKALDAWRLEGTTMYITLEPCPMCAGALINSRVETVVYGAADLKAGCGGTLMNLLEDERFNHQPQVIRGVLEEECGQLLTNFFRELREKKKIRKLSTE, encoded by the coding sequence ATGATCGAAGCAGTTGAATTAGAGGAATCCATTCGTCTTGTGCATGAGAGATGGATGAAAGAAGCGGTAAAAGAAGCTTTAGTTGCTAAGGAGAAGGCGGAAGTGCCAATTGGTGCGATTCTTGTTAAGAACGGAGAAATTGTTGCGCGTGGACATAATGTCCGTGAATTAGAACTGGATGCGACTGGGCATGCGGAGATTAAAGCGATTCAAGCAGCCAATAAAGCATTGGATGCGTGGCGTCTAGAAGGGACGACGATGTACATTACGTTAGAACCTTGTCCAATGTGTGCAGGGGCTTTAATTAATTCACGTGTAGAGACAGTAGTTTACGGGGCTGCTGACTTGAAAGCAGGGTGCGGTGGAACATTGATGAATCTTTTAGAAGATGAACGCTTTAATCATCAACCACAAGTTATTCGAGGTGTCTTAGAAGAAGAGTGTGGACAACTTTTAACAAATTTCTTTCGAGAATTGCGTGAAAAGAAGAAAATACGGAAGTTATCCACAGAATGA
- a CDS encoding vitamin B12-dependent ribonucleotide reductase: protein MTESITQHIKWSKENLNIAIESFPQIFPMTDDMNITHSGVSRMVMLDRYSFKDAAKSTLTAGDLVILTVKSDPKYPARGIGIVQAIDTTNNEVVIWLEEEYRASLEDETERETGLVTRKLETIDKPLEIYYEQIAKRTAKGLSDVETDEVKRDELNGQYYKQLKDMNFVPAGRVLYGAGTNTDVTYFNCYVMPFVPDSREGISDHRKEVMEIMSRGGGVGTNGSTLRPRNTLARGVNGKSSGSVSWLDDIAQLTHLVEQGGSRRGAQMIMLADWHPDIIEFIISKMQNPRVLQYLIEQTDDEQIKTLAKEKLKFTPLNQAEVTMYENIVRYKTMPGLGGFSEQNIKDAEAKLRDGGTYSVNNPDFLTGANISVTLTDDFMEAIDQDGDWTLRFPDVENYTEAEMVAYNTEWPDHGDVREWADKGYGIKNYRTIKAKELWKLINICATYSAEPGIFFIDNANNDTNATAYGQKVVATNPCGEQPLAPYSVCNLAAVNLANMVNKDTHTVDFDQLIETVKTGVRMQDNVIDATPYFLDENQKQALGERRIGLGVMGLADLLIYTEHVYGSQEGNKVVDEVFKTMAVAAYEESIQLAKEKGSFPFIVGETEEETQALRQKFIETGYMQKMPEHIREGVLAHGIRNSHLLTVAPTGSTGTMVGVATGLEPYFAFKYFRSGRLGKFIEVNAGIVQEYIDAHPGADAENLPDYFVEAMALEPEAHVDVQTTIQRWVDSSISKTVNAPKGYTVDQVQSIYERLYKGGAKGGTVYVDGSRDSQVLTLAAEENEAENIELFQMEEARIVDDRKELKHLVEQAESEHYKSQGHTDDIVFGSDIGDTCPICRTGIVQDIGGCNTCTNCNAQLRCGL, encoded by the coding sequence ATGACTGAATCAATCACTCAACATATTAAATGGAGCAAAGAAAACTTAAATATAGCAATCGAATCTTTCCCACAAATTTTCCCAATGACAGATGATATGAATATCACTCACAGCGGGGTATCAAGAATGGTCATGTTAGATCGTTACTCATTCAAAGACGCTGCGAAATCAACTTTAACAGCTGGTGATTTAGTCATCTTAACAGTGAAATCAGATCCTAAGTACCCAGCAAGAGGAATTGGGATTGTCCAAGCAATTGACACTACAAACAACGAAGTAGTTATTTGGCTTGAAGAAGAGTACCGCGCTTCATTAGAAGATGAGACGGAACGTGAAACAGGACTTGTGACACGCAAACTCGAAACAATCGATAAACCGTTAGAAATCTACTATGAACAAATCGCCAAACGTACTGCAAAAGGACTTTCGGATGTTGAAACCGATGAAGTCAAGCGTGATGAATTAAACGGTCAGTATTATAAACAATTAAAAGATATGAACTTTGTCCCAGCAGGACGTGTTCTTTATGGAGCAGGAACAAACACTGATGTAACTTACTTCAACTGTTACGTTATGCCTTTTGTTCCAGATTCACGTGAAGGTATCTCAGATCACCGTAAAGAAGTGATGGAGATTATGAGCCGTGGTGGTGGTGTCGGAACGAACGGTTCAACACTACGCCCTAGAAACACTCTAGCTCGCGGGGTTAACGGTAAGTCATCTGGTTCAGTTTCTTGGTTGGATGACATCGCTCAACTAACACATCTTGTTGAACAAGGTGGTAGCCGTCGTGGTGCACAGATGATTATGTTAGCTGATTGGCATCCAGATATTATTGAATTTATTATCTCAAAAATGCAAAACCCACGCGTTCTACAATATTTAATCGAACAAACTGATGACGAACAGATTAAAACATTAGCAAAAGAAAAACTGAAGTTCACACCATTAAACCAAGCTGAAGTAACGATGTACGAAAATATCGTTCGTTACAAAACAATGCCAGGTTTAGGTGGCTTCTCAGAACAAAATATCAAAGACGCTGAAGCTAAACTGCGTGATGGCGGTACTTACAGTGTTAATAACCCTGATTTCTTAACAGGAGCGAATATTTCCGTTACTTTAACTGATGATTTTATGGAAGCTATTGACCAAGATGGGGACTGGACATTAAGATTCCCAGATGTTGAAAATTACACTGAAGCTGAAATGGTCGCTTATAATACTGAATGGCCAGACCACGGTGATGTGCGTGAATGGGCAGATAAAGGCTACGGCATCAAAAATTACCGTACAATCAAAGCCAAAGAGCTTTGGAAGTTAATTAATATTTGTGCAACATATTCAGCTGAACCCGGTATCTTCTTTATCGATAACGCGAATAATGATACAAATGCGACAGCTTATGGACAAAAAGTTGTTGCGACAAACCCATGTGGTGAACAACCTTTAGCACCTTACTCGGTATGTAACTTAGCTGCAGTTAACTTAGCCAACATGGTCAACAAAGATACTCATACTGTAGATTTTGACCAGTTAATCGAAACAGTTAAAACAGGTGTGCGTATGCAAGATAACGTGATTGACGCAACACCGTATTTCTTAGACGAAAACCAAAAACAAGCATTAGGTGAACGTCGTATCGGTCTTGGTGTAATGGGCTTAGCTGACTTACTTATCTATACTGAACACGTGTATGGTTCACAAGAAGGAAACAAAGTGGTTGATGAAGTATTCAAAACAATGGCTGTTGCAGCTTACGAAGAATCAATTCAACTTGCGAAAGAAAAAGGCAGCTTCCCATTCATCGTTGGTGAAACAGAGGAAGAAACACAAGCCTTACGCCAAAAATTCATCGAAACAGGCTATATGCAAAAAATGCCCGAACATATTCGTGAAGGTGTCTTAGCACACGGTATCCGTAACTCTCACTTACTAACTGTCGCTCCGACGGGGAGTACTGGAACAATGGTTGGTGTCGCAACTGGACTAGAACCATACTTTGCTTTCAAATATTTCCGTAGTGGACGATTAGGTAAATTCATTGAAGTGAATGCGGGAATTGTTCAAGAATATATCGATGCACATCCAGGGGCAGACGCAGAAAACTTACCTGACTACTTTGTTGAAGCAATGGCACTTGAACCAGAAGCACACGTTGATGTACAAACAACGATTCAACGTTGGGTTGATAGTTCTATCTCAAAAACAGTAAACGCGCCTAAAGGCTATACAGTAGACCAAGTTCAAAGTATCTACGAACGCTTATACAAAGGTGGCGCTAAAGGTGGAACTGTTTATGTAGATGGTTCACGCGATTCACAAGTTTTAACTCTTGCTGCAGAAGAAAATGAAGCAGAAAACATTGAATTGTTCCAAATGGAAGAAGCACGTATTGTTGATGACCGTAAAGAATTGAAACACTTAGTTGAACAAGCCGAATCTGAGCATTACAAATCACAAGGTCACACTGATGACATTGTATTTGGATCAGATATTGGTGATACTTGTCCAATTTGCCGTACTGGTATTGTTCAAGATATTGGTGGATGTAATACATGTACTAACTGTAACGCACAATTACGCTGCGGTTTATAA
- a CDS encoding cob(I)yrinic acid a,c-diamide adenosyltransferase — protein MQIYTRTGDHGTTRIIGGKSVHKDSQQVEAYGTVDELNSIIGMIVALEETPSDMKEELMRIQHYLFDCGNDLATPEKHDKYPYRTNADLVTWLESRIDEYAPIPPTVESFILPGGTQLAAQLHFARTVTRRAERRIVSLQQEQTINQHVLKFINRLSDYFFALARVANTQAGVEDVLYERSGRVFHTELTKKNIPK, from the coding sequence ATGCAAATTTACACACGGACAGGTGATCACGGTACCACTCGCATCATCGGTGGAAAGTCAGTTCATAAAGATAGCCAACAAGTCGAGGCTTACGGAACGGTGGATGAATTAAACAGTATTATCGGGATGATTGTTGCTTTAGAAGAAACGCCTAGTGATATGAAAGAAGAGCTCATGCGCATTCAACACTATTTATTCGACTGCGGTAATGACTTAGCAACACCCGAAAAACATGATAAGTATCCATATCGTACGAATGCAGACCTGGTAACTTGGTTAGAAAGTCGCATCGACGAGTATGCACCGATCCCTCCAACAGTTGAATCATTTATTCTACCGGGCGGAACACAACTCGCTGCTCAACTTCACTTTGCACGCACCGTTACAAGACGCGCCGAGCGTCGGATTGTTAGCTTGCAACAAGAACAGACGATTAATCAGCACGTATTAAAGTTTATTAACCGTCTATCTGATTACTTCTTTGCCCTAGCACGTGTGGCCAATACCCAAGCTGGTGTCGAAGACGTCTTGTATGAACGAAGCGGACGTGTCTTCCATACTGAATTGACAAAAAAAAATATACCAAAATAA
- a CDS encoding ECF transporter S component, which produces MSKYFTVKRLAVLALLTALCHIGRIAFQFIPNVQPVTVILIIITLTMGTLDGLLVAITSMVISNMLLGMGPWTLYQITAYGIIVLLTSALKALYNRLKDHQNARRVIFALFAGATGLIYGFVISIFSSQMFGVVNFWVYYAQGITFDLMHAAGNVAFFLVLEPTLVPIIQKRFMTSKG; this is translated from the coding sequence ATGAGTAAGTACTTCACAGTTAAGCGTCTAGCAGTACTGGCCTTACTGACCGCTCTGTGTCATATTGGGCGAATTGCCTTTCAATTTATACCAAATGTACAACCAGTCACAGTGATTTTAATAATTATTACTTTAACGATGGGAACTTTGGATGGACTCCTAGTAGCCATCACTTCGATGGTCATTTCGAATATGCTACTTGGAATGGGTCCTTGGACACTTTATCAAATTACGGCCTATGGCATCATTGTATTACTTACAAGTGCTCTAAAGGCTTTATACAATCGATTAAAGGACCATCAGAATGCGCGAAGAGTAATCTTTGCGCTGTTCGCTGGAGCGACTGGATTAATTTACGGGTTTGTCATTTCAATATTTTCTTCACAAATGTTTGGTGTCGTTAATTTCTGGGTTTATTATGCCCAAGGGATTACATTTGATTTAATGCATGCGGCTGGGAATGTGGCCTTCTTTTTAGTGCTGGAGCCGACACTGGTGCCAATTATTCAAAAACGATTTATGACTTCAAAAGGATAA
- a CDS encoding DUF4430 domain-containing protein — MKKWLLLLASTLVLVGCGQTTQTEETASTPVESSEQAVLAEVTVSVTVDGEEIDEGEQVLEVEEGAILLDVMKEHYELEEADGFISAINGYEQDEEAGKYWLFDLNGEMAEVGAAELELSDGDLVEWKLEAFEG, encoded by the coding sequence ATGAAAAAATGGTTACTATTATTAGCGTCAACTTTAGTATTAGTTGGTTGTGGTCAAACGACACAAACAGAAGAAACGGCTTCAACACCGGTTGAATCAAGTGAACAAGCGGTATTAGCTGAGGTGACTGTGTCAGTAACAGTTGATGGAGAAGAAATTGACGAAGGAGAACAAGTTTTAGAAGTTGAAGAAGGTGCGATTCTATTAGATGTGATGAAAGAGCATTATGAACTTGAAGAAGCTGACGGCTTTATCTCTGCAATTAACGGATATGAACAAGATGAAGAGGCAGGGAAATACTGGTTGTTTGATTTAAACGGAGAGATGGCTGAAGTTGGTGCGGCTGAATTAGAGTTATCAGACGGTGACTTAGTCGAGTGGAAACTTGAAGCCTTCGAAGGATGA
- a CDS encoding AEC family transporter, translating into MIGFNAVIPMMLYMALGQFFTRAGFIKQDAYAQFNKAIFSILLPLNLFSNVYNTNIATDFNGLTLSFNIIFAVSAFIILAFIVPIFEKSNNKRGVILQGSIRSNAILFGLPMGIALLGQENLGMVTIVLALIVPLNNIFSVIAFSLYSDEKFSWKRTIKNVLTNPMVVFTFAGIIVATLGIKFPTVIETTMGNLVRMTTPLALIVMGGTFNFGKLKDANWSLYGTVLARLVIIPSIALFIAGGLLGFRGDDLISVLIATAGPTAVSSYAQAVVAGGDGDLANQIVVFTTVASMFSLVVFIMILKNLAYF; encoded by the coding sequence ATGATCGGATTCAATGCAGTCATACCAATGATGCTATACATGGCTTTAGGTCAGTTTTTTACGCGCGCAGGTTTCATTAAACAAGACGCTTATGCTCAGTTTAATAAAGCGATTTTTTCTATTTTACTGCCATTGAATTTATTCTCAAATGTTTATAATACGAATATTGCGACGGATTTTAATGGGTTAACTTTATCTTTTAACATTATTTTCGCTGTTTCTGCATTTATTATTTTGGCTTTTATTGTACCTATTTTCGAAAAATCAAATAACAAACGAGGCGTGATCTTACAAGGTTCTATTCGTTCAAATGCTATTTTATTCGGGTTGCCCATGGGGATTGCTCTACTGGGTCAAGAGAATTTAGGTATGGTAACCATCGTTCTAGCCTTGATTGTACCTTTGAATAATATCTTTTCAGTGATTGCTTTCTCACTTTATAGTGACGAGAAATTTTCATGGAAACGAACAATTAAAAATGTATTGACCAATCCGATGGTAGTTTTTACCTTTGCAGGGATTATCGTCGCTACACTTGGTATTAAATTTCCAACTGTCATTGAAACAACGATGGGGAATTTAGTTCGCATGACCACGCCATTAGCCTTGATTGTGATGGGTGGAACCTTTAACTTTGGTAAGTTAAAAGATGCAAACTGGTCACTTTATGGAACAGTACTAGCACGTCTGGTTATTATTCCGTCTATTGCTTTGTTTATCGCTGGAGGTTTATTAGGCTTCCGAGGCGATGATTTAATTTCTGTACTGATCGCCACTGCTGGACCAACCGCAGTATCAAGTTATGCTCAAGCTGTTGTTGCAGGCGGTGATGGGGACTTAGCGAACCAAATCGTCGTGTTCACAACCGTTGCCTCAATGTTCTCGCTAGTTGTATTTATTATGATTTTAAAGAATCTAGCATATTTCTAA
- a CDS encoding ATP-dependent Clp protease ATP-binding subunit, protein MFEELFTESARKVMIFAAEQAYYLRHQAVGTEHILLGLAREESGIAGKALREMGADYQTLLTELEIIHGKVNAPRMQGDIVIPYSPRAKKIIMNASNDAKRLGVPKVGTEHLLLGMLKEEILATVLLKNLGVDLNELRKVIYEMIGVNGSTGRSQNNRRGRQKQQTNETTNSTTPTLDSLARDLTQLARDGKLDPVVGRANEIRRIVQIVSRRSKNNPVLVGEPGVGKTAIAEGLAGRIVSGTVPENIASKRLMMLDMGSLVAGTKYRGEFEERMKKIIEEITEDGNTILFIDELHTLIGAGSAEGAVDAANILKPALARGEIQVIGATTLDEYQKHIEKDAALERRFSKVQIDEPSQQESVEIIQGLKDRYENHHKVEITDEAVEAAVKLSTRYLTERRLPDKAVDLIDEASAKVRIDASANSSTLSDLERKLSDLSDQKEKAILARDFDRAASIREEEQKVETQIEAAVKADGDHKGEGEELLKVTSEDIAEVITIATGIPVKQLDIAESKRLVHLEEELHERVIGQDDAVVAVSKAIRRAYSGLKSPKRPIGSFMFLGPTGVGKTELAKALADAIFGSEDHMIRVDMSEYMEKHSVSRLVGSPPGYVGYDEAGQLTELVRQKPYSVILLDEVEKAHPDVFNMLLQVFDDGHMTDGKGRKVDFRNTIIIMTSNMGATALRDDKSVGFGAVSYADDFKAMEARVMEEVKRGFRPEFINRIDEIIVFHPLSKDQIKEIVKLQAQDIINRLRDLEIEARVTDTALEIIADAGFDPEYGARPIRRAIQKQIEDELSEMMLSGDIQLGDNITIGGRQGAININNRSK, encoded by the coding sequence ATGTTTGAAGAATTATTTACTGAAAGTGCTCGTAAAGTAATGATTTTTGCTGCTGAGCAAGCTTATTACTTAAGACACCAAGCTGTAGGCACTGAACATATCTTGTTAGGTCTAGCTCGAGAAGAGTCAGGTATTGCAGGGAAAGCTTTACGCGAAATGGGCGCTGACTACCAGACATTGTTAACAGAATTAGAAATTATTCACGGTAAAGTGAATGCACCGCGCATGCAAGGGGATATTGTTATACCTTATTCGCCGCGCGCTAAGAAGATTATTATGAATGCATCAAACGACGCAAAACGTCTAGGTGTTCCAAAAGTTGGGACAGAGCATTTATTATTAGGTATGTTAAAAGAAGAGATTTTAGCTACAGTACTCCTTAAAAACTTAGGAGTCGACTTGAATGAATTACGCAAAGTCATCTATGAGATGATTGGTGTGAATGGTTCAACAGGTAGAAGTCAAAACAACCGTCGTGGACGTCAAAAACAACAAACAAATGAAACAACAAACTCAACAACACCAACATTAGACTCACTAGCGCGTGACTTAACACAGTTAGCTCGTGATGGGAAGTTAGATCCAGTTGTTGGGCGTGCTAATGAGATTCGCCGTATCGTTCAAATTGTTAGCCGTCGTTCGAAAAATAATCCTGTCTTAGTTGGAGAGCCGGGTGTAGGTAAAACTGCGATTGCTGAAGGTTTAGCTGGACGTATTGTGTCAGGTACTGTACCAGAAAATATCGCTAGCAAGCGTCTGATGATGTTAGATATGGGCTCACTTGTTGCGGGAACAAAATACCGTGGCGAGTTCGAAGAACGTATGAAGAAAATTATCGAAGAGATTACTGAAGATGGTAATACGATTCTCTTTATTGATGAGTTACATACATTAATCGGTGCAGGGTCGGCAGAAGGTGCAGTTGATGCAGCGAATATCTTGAAGCCCGCTTTAGCTCGTGGTGAAATCCAAGTGATTGGTGCAACAACTTTAGATGAGTACCAAAAACACATTGAAAAAGATGCAGCCTTAGAACGTCGTTTCTCTAAAGTTCAAATTGATGAGCCGTCTCAACAAGAGTCCGTTGAAATTATTCAAGGACTAAAAGACCGCTACGAAAATCACCATAAGGTTGAAATTACGGATGAAGCTGTAGAAGCGGCAGTTAAACTGAGTACACGTTACTTAACAGAACGTCGCTTACCGGATAAAGCAGTTGATTTGATAGATGAGGCATCTGCTAAAGTGCGTATTGATGCATCAGCTAACAGCTCAACGTTAAGTGATTTAGAACGTAAACTAAGTGACTTATCTGATCAGAAAGAAAAAGCAATCTTAGCGCGCGATTTTGACCGTGCAGCGTCAATTCGTGAAGAAGAACAAAAAGTTGAAACTCAAATCGAAGCGGCTGTAAAAGCAGATGGAGACCATAAGGGAGAAGGTGAAGAGCTCCTTAAAGTGACTTCAGAAGATATTGCTGAAGTGATTACAATCGCAACAGGTATCCCTGTAAAACAATTGGATATAGCAGAATCAAAACGTCTTGTTCATTTAGAGGAAGAATTACATGAACGTGTGATTGGTCAAGATGATGCAGTTGTTGCAGTATCGAAAGCCATTCGTCGTGCATATAGTGGATTGAAGAGTCCAAAACGTCCAATTGGTTCATTCATGTTCTTGGGCCCTACAGGTGTAGGTAAGACTGAATTAGCTAAGGCGTTGGCAGATGCAATCTTTGGTAGTGAAGATCATATGATTCGTGTCGATATGTCTGAATATATGGAGAAACACAGTGTGTCTCGTTTGGTAGGTTCGCCTCCCGGCTACGTTGGTTATGATGAAGCAGGTCAATTAACTGAACTTGTTCGACAAAAACCATACAGTGTCATTCTTCTAGATGAGGTTGAAAAAGCTCATCCGGACGTATTCAACATGTTACTGCAAGTATTTGATGATGGTCATATGACAGATGGTAAGGGGCGTAAAGTAGACTTCCGTAATACGATCATCATTATGACATCGAATATGGGTGCAACCGCACTTCGTGATGACAAATCAGTCGGATTCGGTGCAGTATCATATGCAGATGACTTTAAAGCTATGGAAGCGCGTGTTATGGAAGAAGTGAAACGTGGCTTCCGTCCTGAATTCATTAACCGTATCGACGAAATTATCGTCTTCCACCCATTATCTAAAGACCAAATTAAAGAGATTGTTAAGTTACAAGCGCAAGATATTATCAACCGTCTACGTGACCTTGAGATTGAAGCCCGTGTAACAGATACAGCTCTAGAAATTATTGCAGATGCAGGCTTTGATCCGGAATATGGAGCAAGACCGATCCGTCGTGCGATTCAAAAACAAATTGAAGACGAGTTAAGTGAAATGATGCTAAGTGGAGACATTCAATTAGGTGACAATATCACGATTGGTGGCCGCCAAGGAGCAATCAACATTAATAACCGTTCAAAGTAA
- a CDS encoding CtsR family transcriptional regulator, protein MTQRNMSDIIEAYLKSFLKNSERIEIKRSDIAEQFDCVPSQINYVINTRFTQEHGYMVESKRGGGGYIRILKVELVDEIDALDDMIQMIGPRISHRSAINIIETLVDHSIMTEREGALVLSVIDKALLQTVTLHEQEARSLILSKFLEQLRITYK, encoded by the coding sequence GTGACACAAAGGAATATGTCGGATATTATAGAAGCTTACTTAAAAAGTTTTTTGAAGAATAGTGAAAGAATTGAAATAAAACGAAGTGATATTGCGGAGCAATTTGATTGTGTTCCTTCACAAATTAACTATGTCATTAACACACGATTTACCCAGGAACATGGCTACATGGTTGAGAGTAAAAGAGGTGGCGGAGGTTACATTCGTATTTTGAAAGTGGAGTTAGTTGATGAGATTGACGCACTAGACGATATGATTCAAATGATAGGGCCCCGTATTAGTCACCGAAGTGCAATCAATATAATTGAAACATTGGTGGACCATAGTATAATGACAGAACGAGAAGGAGCATTAGTTCTTTCGGTGATTGATAAAGCGTTACTACAAACAGTCACATTACATGAACAAGAGGCAAGATCTTTGATATTATCAAAGTTTTTAGAACAATTACGTATTACATATAAATAA